The following are from one region of the Salvia splendens isolate huo1 chromosome 2, SspV2, whole genome shotgun sequence genome:
- the LOC121792668 gene encoding WD repeat-containing protein 70-like, which produces MDDEADIYEGVRAQFPLSFGKQSKSQTPLELVHNATRRTTGASSTSTSSNDKPSASAFPSLSSSSQDWINSFRNSNPRNSSRDGGVGKLVGPPRPPADLDEEDEMAIGPPPGSGGAGNEDEEPRIGPPRPPPKKPENDDDDEPTIGPPRPPPGKAEDGDDDDDGPAIGPPRPPPGAIDCDSDEDEEEDADEEDDGPGYRIPLSNEIILKGHTKVVSALAVDHTGSRVLSGSYDYTVRMYDFQGMNSHLQSFRQLEPFEGHQIRGLSWSPTADRFMCVTGSAQAKIYDRDGLTLGEFVKGDMYIRDLKNTKGHISGLTCGEWHPKDKQTILTSSEDGSLRIWDVNDFKSQKQVIKPKLSMPGRIPVTTCAWDCEGKRIAGGIGDGSLQIWNIKSGWVSRPDIHVGDCHTDDITSLKFSSDGLILLSRSFDGTLKVWDLRQMKKALHVFDDLPNNYAQTNVAFSPDEELFLTGTSVEKNNTTGGMLCLYDRSKMELVSRVGISSTYSVVQCAWHPRINQIFATVGDRHEGGTHILYDPTISERGALVCVARAPRKKSLDDFQAQPVIHNPHALPLFRDQPSRKRQREKTLKDPLKSHKPELPMTGPGHGGRVGSTTGSMLTQYLLKQGGMIKETWMDEDPREAILKYADVAVKDPKYIAPAYAQTQPETVFAKSDSEDDEK; this is translated from the exons ATGGACGATGAAGCTGATATCTACGAAGGAGTCAGAGCTCAATTCCCTTTGAGTTTCGGTAAGCAATCGAAATCTCAAACCCCTCTCGAACTCGTCCACAACGCCACCCGTCGGACCACCGGCGCTTCCTCCACATCCACCTCCTCGAATGATAAACCCTCCGCTTCCGCCTTCCCCTCGCTGTCCAGCTCCTCTCAGGACTGGATAAACTCTTTCAGAAACTCAAACCCTAGAAATTCGAGTAGGGATGGCGGTGTGGGTAAATTGGTTGGGCCTCCAAGGCCTCCGGCGGATTTGGATGAGGAAGATGAGATGGCGATTGGTCCGCCTCCTGGGAGCGGTGGCGCAGGAAATGAGGACGAGGAGCCTCGAATTGGGCCGCCTAGACCGCCTCCTAAGAAACCtgaaaatgatgatgatgatgaaccgACAATTGGGCCACCTAGGCCGCCTCCTGGGAAAGCTGAggatggtgatgatgatgatgatggacCGGCGATTGGGCCACCTAGGCCGCCTCCAGGTGCTATAGATTGTGATtctgatgaagatgaagaagaagatgcagatgaagaagatgatggcCCTGGATATCGAATTCCATTGAGCAATGAAATAATCTTGAAGGGGCATACGAAG GTGGTTTCAGCACTTGCAGTGGATCACACTGGATCTCGAGTTCTATCTGGCAGCTATGACTATACTGTTCGCATGTATGATTTTCAAGGCATGAATTCCCATCTTCAGTCATTTAGACAGCTTGAACCATTTGAAGGTCATCAAATTCGTGGGTTGAGTTGGAGCCCTACAGCAGATAGATTTATGTGCGTCACTGGATCAGCCCAGGCTAAG ATATATGACCGTGATGGACTTACATTGGGAGAGTTTGTCAAGGGAGACATGTATATCAGGGATCTTAAGAATACTAAAGGCCACATATCTGGGTTGACGTGTGGAGAATGGCATCCTAAGGATAAGCAGACTATCCTAACATCATCTGAGGATGGTTCACTGCGAATATGGGATGTAAATGACTTCAAAAGTCAAAAACAG GTTATCAAACCCAAGCTTTCTATGCCTGGACGCATTCCTGTAACAACATGTGCCTGGGATTGTGAAGGTAAACGGATTGCAGGTGGTATTGGCGATGGTTCCTTGCAG ATATGGAACATCAAATCTGGATGGGTAAGCAGGCCAGACATACACGTTGGAGATTGCCACACAGATGATATTACATCCCTCAAGTTTTCGAGTGATGGATTAATCCTTTTGTCAAGAAGCTTTGATGGTACACTCAAG GTCTGGGATTTGCGTCAAATGAAGAAGGCTCTTCATGTTTTTGATGATCTTCCGAACAATTATGCTCAGACAAATGTTGCATTCAGCCCCGATGAAGAACTCTTCTTGACTGGAACATCAGTTGAAAAGAATAACACAACAGGAGGTATGCTATGTTTGTACGACAGATCAAAAATGGAATTGGTGTCAAGAGTTGGAATATCTTCAACATATAGCGTTGTTCAATGTGCGTGGCATCCAAGGATAAACCAG ATCTTCGCAACAGTAGGGGACAGACATGAAGGAGGAACCCACATACTATACGATCCGACCATCAGCGAGAGGGGAGCACTCGTGTGCGTTGCACGTGCACCACGGAAGAAGTCTCTCGATGATTTTCAGGCACAACCCGTCATTCACAATCCGCACGCGCTGCCATTATTCAGAGATCAGCCTAGCCGTAAACGTCAGCGCGAGAAAACACTGAAGGACCCACTCAAGTCCCACAAGCCGGAGCTACCCATGACGGGGCCAGGCCATGGTGGAAGAGTTGGTTCGACAACAGGAAGCATGCTGACACAGTACCTTCTTAAG CAAGGGGGTATGATTAAGGAAACATGGATGGATGAAGATCCCAGAGAAGCAATCCTCAAGTATGCTGATGTTGCTGTCAAAGATCCTAAATATATCGCGCCAGCGTACGCTCAGACTCAGCCGGAAACAGTCTTCGCCAAGTCCGATTCAGAGGATGATGAGAAATAA